In one Plasmodium reichenowi strain SY57 chromosome 7, whole genome shotgun sequence genomic region, the following are encoded:
- a CDS encoding hypothetical protein (conserved Plasmodium protein, unknown function) produces MNFLSSNKNNIRSTKSEVIAKVKVDNKSNNNENYINEEVESMRYNNYNINSMNHSNSNLMNNNVSNNINNNVNNNINDHVMNKHNINHNNNLNFIIDDNNINNHNDIDKRSEIYYSNKAYDPQYLYNSNKLSSNIKITRNHTTAHRMISPRRESINLFSSKINRTSNIYRNYDDKLAYASLYASNNKKKNTLDKISIPESNDSFKTQTNSQIVEQSIELLKHLMNQDRRSISSVHESERKNKLMYKLIDNMKRYGDKNEPSHINNNNNNNNNNNNNEEYNNSIDLYKKKIDMLNLKFLKLKNEYTHANNENIILKKQIKCMKDNYHILNPKSSTVSFSRDVSQPLQKDEHKDYHQQHLGTSNEYSKVKHNNDIHDVKINNKSMSHNHNNMFISSSLTSPLSGNTKNIPNEAGNDYYSQILIDSLENNNNSNNTNNNNTNNNNNNNNSNRRKTYTSSVHLNRASNNTFLPSNNKVDENYMNQIREEIKLELTQEITNKLEKKYKEKLDELKKKMEGGGKLPSSNELIQNKDTSENLFMYQKGKKEMKISFDNLFSNIQKEVEEQINDIINDYKNKFTENFKDFLNNNNYQKENDQQEHLPKDENGKEEDNILPGEFFNEKINECLNLLDKIAQGNKEQDIKKAEESKNETINIINVLNTINEDMNNIDDLIYNINSTINESNILNNEENDYPQELNILKKRGSKSLESVGSENFEEWKKNQEQHPTNTIKEHKLFFQVIETNEQEYVDERSVNDGLKNVTDNVHNNNNNNNNNNNNNKDYNKDYNKDYNKDSIYNNDQLNNPFIGENIQNVKEKFKMDNVVDDKKNFDEETNYDVHKKNNINENKELKIDELNMNIYINDEDMNVRGLDKGYGDDNNICDDNNIFDDNNICDDNNICDDNNICDDNNICDDNKIGDDNNICDDNNICDDNNICDDNNICDDNKLYDDNKRHDGDILNYNEEDYGPPVGVDENNEDEKDKKKSKWKSLFSSKKTKKKNLSDNFGNDTELWAKSENYNNNNINNNNNNNNNNNVNFFNNDLMDNANIDSAYNINNNYNNEYKNNLFDNEHGTNFYNNMNNVSTNIHIEKGEMNLIRNDINNNEDIEKDKLNYEYPNNVFKHCTENLSTNVHNKTTSFELDHNGNNYYNDNKNTQNNINNYNNVDSNINTYNNGYNNSYNNNSPFDFENNNEKTERNFMNSSIYSYNANMNNAEGHNEVCSSTAIYNNINNMNVHMKRNNSVHINNQIMFNEYEQMNVENANFSSQNGENNSNFYNNNNNNNRSYTNHTNYTNNMNDEKNNQYNLFYNINNENNNNNNNNNYYYNNNYNNNNVNIQNEYNHIRFDDNSSSHMTQHPFSKTSNIMRINTTALNTSKNYTTDLYQTNKSRLSTKSEIHYNSLKSQKKKNLEDLFS; encoded by the coding sequence ATGAATTTTTTATCCTctaataaaaacaatataagAAGTACGAAGTCTGAAGTAATAGCAAAGGTAAAGGTTGATAATAAgagtaataataatgagaattatataaatgagGAGGTTGAAAGTATgagatataataattataacattAATAGTATGAATCATAGTAATAGTAACcttatgaataataatgtgagtaataatataaataataatgtgaataataatataaatgacCATGTTATGAATAAGCACAATATTAATCATAATAacaatttaaattttataattgatgataataatataaataatcataatgaTATTGACAAGAGGTctgaaatatattattcaaataaaGCTTATGATCCgcaatatttatataatagtaataaacTTTCaagtaatataaaaataacaagAAATCATACCACAGCTCATCGAATGATATCTCCACGTAGAGAATCgataaatttattttcatccAAAATAAATAGGACTTCTAATATCTATAGaaattatgatgataagTTAGCATATGCATCATTATATGcttcaaataataaaaaaaagaatacTTTAGATAAAATATCCATTCCTGAATCTAATGATAGTTTTAAAACACAAACAAATTCACAAATTGTTGAACAATCTAttgaattattaaaacattTGATGAATCAGGATCGACGTAGTATTTCTTCCGTACATGAAAGTgaaaggaaaaataaacTGATGTATAAATTGAttgataatatgaaaagaTATGGAGATAAAAATGAACCTTCTCACAttaacaacaacaacaataataataataataataataataatgaagaatataataactCTATAGatttgtataaaaaaaaaattgatatgttaaatttaaaattccttaaattaaaaaatgaatatacTCATGcaaataatgaaaatattattttaaaaaaacaaataaaatgtatgaaagataattatcatatattaaatcCGAAAAGTTCAACTGTTTCTTTTTCGAGAGACGTTTCACAACCACTTCAAAAAGATGAACATAAGGATTATCATCAACAACATTTAGGTACATCAAATGAATATTCGAAGGTtaaacataataatgatatacatgatgttaaaattaataataaatctaTGAGtcataatcataataatatgttcatatcatcatcattaaCATCTCCACTTTCTGgtaatacaaaaaatataccGAATGAAGCAGGAaatgattattattcaCAAATACTTATAGACTctttagaaaataataacaacagCAACAatactaataataataatactaataataataataataataataatagtaataggAGAAAAACGTATACGTCATCTGTTCATTTAAATAGAGCGTctaataatacatttttaccatcaaataataaggtagacgaaaattatatgaaccAAATCAGggaagaaataaaattagAATTGACACAAGAAATAACAAATAAgttagaaaaaaaatataaagaaaaattagacgaattaaaaaaaaaaatggaagGTGGGGGAAAACTCCCATCCTCCAACGAattaatacaaaataaagatacttcagaaaatttatttatgtatcaaaaaggaaaaaaggAAATGAAAATTTCGTTTGATAATCTTTTTAGtaatatacaaaaagaAGTAGAAGAACAaattaatgatataataaatgattataaaaataaatttacagaaaattttaaagattttttaaataataacaattatCAGAAAGAGAATGACCAACAAGAACATCTTCCTAAGGATGAAAATGGAAAAGAGGAAGACAACATCTTGCCAGGtgaattttttaatgaGAAAATTAATGAATGTTTAAATCTGCTTGACAAAATTGCCCAAGGAAATAAAGAAcaagatataaaaaaagcCGAAGAATCCAAAAATGAAACAATAAATATCATTAATGTATTGAATACAATAAATGAagatatgaataatatagatgatttaatatataatattaattctACTATTAATGAAAGTAATATTCTAAACAATGAAGAGAATGATTATCCACAAGAATTAAAcatcttaaaaaaaaggggTTCCAAGAGTTTAGAATCTGTAGGATCAGAAAATTTTGAAGAATGGAAAAAAAACCAAGAACAACATCCAACCAACACTATTAAAGaacataaattattttttcaagtTATAGAAACGAACGAACAAGAATATGTAGACGAACGATCTGTTAATGATGGTTTAAAAAATGTGACTGATAATGtgcataataataataataataataataataataataataataataaggattataataaagattataataaagattataataaagattcgatttataataatgatcaATTAAATAATCCATTTATAGGtgaaaatatacaaaatgtGAAGGAAAAGTTTAAAATGGATAATGTAGtagatgataaaaaaaacttCGATGAGGAAACGAATTATGATGTACATAagaagaataatataaatgaaaataagGAATTAAAAATTGATGAATTGaatatgaacatatatataaatgacGAAGATATGAATGTTAGGGGATTGGACAAAGGATATGGTGATGATAACAATATATGTGATGATAACAACATATTTGATGATAACAACATATGTGATGATAACAACATATGTGATGATAACAACATATGTGATGATAACAACATATGTGATGATAACAAAATAGGTGATGATAACAACATATGTGATGATAACAATATATGTGATGATAACAACATATGTGATGATAACAACATATGTGATGATAACAAActatatgatgataataaaagaCATGATGgtgatatattaaattataatgaagaGGATTATGGACCCCCTGTTGGGGtagatgaaaataatgagGATGAAAAAgacaaaaagaaaagtaAATGGAAAAGTTTATTTTCAAGtaaaaaaacaaagaagaaaaatttaaGCGATAATTTTGGTAATGATACAGAATTATGGGCGAAAAgtgaaaattataataataataatattaataataataataataataataataataataatgttaatttttttaataacgATCTTATGGATAATGCTAATATCGATAGTgcttataatattaataataattataacaacgaatataaaaataatctTTTTGATAATGAGCATGGaacaaatttttataataatatgaataatgtATCAACGAATATACATATTGAAAAGGGTGAAATGAACTTAATTAGAAAcgatataaataataatgaagatataGAAAAAGATAAACTTAATTATGAATATCCAAATAATGTTTTTAAACATTGTACAGAAAATTTATCAACTAATGTTCATAATAAAACTACCTCATTTGAACTTGATCATAATGggaataattattataatgataataagaacacacaaaataatattaataattataataatgttgattcaaatataaatacatataataatggatataataattcatacaataataatagtcCTTTTgattttgaaaataataatgaaaagaCAGAACGAAATTTTATGAATTCTTCTATTTATTCGTATAATGcaaatatgaataatgcAGAAGGTCATAATGAGGTTTGTTCTTCCACAGCAATATAcaataacataaataatatgaatgtacatatgaaaagaaataattcggtacatataaataaccAGATTATGTTTAATGAATATGAGCAAATGAATGTGGAAAATGCAAATTTCAGTTCACAAAATGGGGAAAATAATTCGAacttttataataataataataataataatagaagTTATACAAATCATACAAATTATACAAACAATATGAATGAcgaaaaaaataatcagtataatttattttacaatattaataatgaaaataacaacaacaataataataataattattattacaataataattacaataataataatgtcAATATTCAAAATGAATACAATCATATACGTTTTGATGATAATTCATCTTCACATATGACCCAACACCCATTTAGTAAAACCTCAAATATTATGAGAATAAATACAACGGCATTAAATACAagtaaaaattatacaacCGATTTATATCAAACAAATAAAAGTAGATTATCAACAAAAAGTGAAATACACTATAATTCATTGAAATCtcaaaaaaagaaaaaccTGGAAGACCTTTTTTCATAA
- a CDS encoding palmitoyltransferase, putative, which translates to MKILKRKKTIEGRTNFDNVHNVQIYGENQIHCNGSLVSGPAFLTVVSSFLMIFIPVAIFHIFTSTWLFEKEIYYVSIVNVFFFILTIYTFLRTSFMDPGIIPRQKSVLNLYDVIVEQYRETQPPRQKELLINGNFYKLKYCYTCNIYRGIRTVHCSICDNCVEKFDHHCPWVGNCIGARNYKYFVYFVFNLYVLICITLSASIYKLVVCINILSKEGYNTEKIFIHIWRFAPDSIILIIYTILTLWFVVGLLCYHIYTIVTNQTTYEQIKTFYQNDNPFNIGVLNNIKEILFTKTRPSYINFVNPKLQIIDENSYHNILLLSDKGVSICEAEGNDMDDHNSFYNLSNEINYKKKTFKKPIKLIDTHDFLTSKDLHLKLFDNKIKKKSNNMKKNKIKINKKKKNNEKKDPNEKKQYNDKKQYNEKKDPNEKKQYNDKKHLNEKFDYPKFNNTSNKAIGKSTHYLKIDKNFRYSKIKLPKVKKGSDSENVTCDIEEANQVPVKQVIHLNENLGLPMFMKDLSSSMSRSGSINRSTSTSKRIGGKDYMDKEQSKCNIHSKNSLYDIDNHDNNKDKHHVYNNIYHDNYYNYLMCNCNNSTFTTKTNEQSIDMNNESLGSYIMENEINHDLCDFRVHDLMGIHQKRMKDNNYIIVIKNWKEENENYKNKIKKNNNNNNDSDDNNKGDNHNNENNNNEYNNKYNNNYDNNNNNNNNNNNNNNNNNKNNNNNCCNNNHYLNDYAENEFKKDNIQNTNHSGNIHQSKNIMTYGYNKIKCFNKIKHSFFYNKKGFSFIQNFKNKKETYYVVKYSNERDEQINEEAKLKKNIKGKVTNDETLKGKEIKDDQKEIYYYDENKYINDENKYINDKNKYINDENKYINVKNKYINDENNYINDTNKYINDKNKYINDKNKYINDGNKYINDKNKYHNDNDCYYENLEHVHKLKYLNKFLYNGNKNEMKKYKHNNIYCKNIFSKNFFCECMDECCCNDGYETELKKKIIYKKSSLSDNTSMDTHVINVKKKSKYKEKTKKINEHYNDDAHHHHDHVKGLENDTSKKNKKEKQTNKLLDTGNNKELKEHVQIIPNDEYIQYIKYIDDMKKKESFLSHPNDVIINIYTNKYDERKKKKKIKFILNMSRKKKKKKLSSNNNIYYNSFNNNLLKKKEERRKRKYIKLYRISQLLKRRKKKCEFYNPSKLYYLDSRKIYKYKYKNHLLRQKIKLLSKSNENIHLCYNNKEYLSYEKYNLSNDILNKKDDINIFNKKLKYLSKYDKMKLINYLIYKHKQHKMRSDLKKKSTASKIFYFFTSFALIINCIHIPPNNDND; encoded by the exons atgaaaatattaaaaaggaaGAAAACGATAGAAGGAAGAACAAATTTTGATAACGTTCATAATGTACAAATATATGGAGAAAATCAAATACATTGTAATGGGTCCTTGGTATCAGG aCCCGCCTTTTTAACAGTGGTATCATCCTTTCTTATGATATTCATCCCTGTAGCTATTTTTCATATCTTTACATCAAcg TGGTTAtttgaaaaagaaatatattatgtttcTATTGTCAAcgtatttttttttatcctAACTATATACACATTTTTGAGAACAAGTTTTATGGATCCTGGTATAATACCAAGACAA AAATCTGTGTTGAATTTGTACGACGTAATTGTGGAACAGTATAGAGAGACACAGCCCCCAAGACAAAAGGAATTATTGATAAACGGGAATTTTTATAAGTtaaaatattgttatacatgtaatatatatagagGTATAAGGACTGTTCATTGTTCCATTTGTGATAATTGTGTTGAAAAATTTGATCACCATTGCCCATG GGTTGGGAATTGCATTGGTGCACGaaattacaaatatttCGTTTATTTCGTTTTTAATTTGTATGTTTTGATATGCATTACATTAAGTGCAAGCATTTATAAATTAGTTGTGTGTATAAATATCCTATCAAAGGAAGGATATAATACGGAAAAGATTTTTATACACATATGGAGATTTGCTCCTGATagtataatattaattatatataccatTTTAACATTATGGTTTGTTGTAGGTTTATTATgttatcatatttatactATCGTCACAAATCAAACAACATATGAACAGATAAAAACGTTTTATCAAAATGATAATCCATTCAATATAGGGgtattaaataatataaaagaaatattatttactaAAACTAGACCATCctatataaattttgtGAACCCCAAATTACAAATTATTGATGAAAATTCgtatcataatattttattattaagtGATAAAGGAGTATCTATATGTGAAGCAGAAGGTAATGATATGGATGATcataattcattttataatcttagtaatgaaataaattataaaaagaaaactTTTAAGAAACcaataaaattaattgaTACCCATGATTTTCTTACATCAAAGGATCttcatttaaaattatttgataataaaattaaaaagaaatctaataatatgaaaaaaaataaaattaaaattaataaaaaaaaaaaaaataatgaaaaaaaagaccctaatgaaaaaaaacaatataatgataaaaaacaatataatgaaaaaaaagaccctaatgaaaaaaaacaatataatgataaaaaacaccttaatgaaaaatttgATTATCCcaaatttaataatacatCTAATAAAGCAATAGGCAAATCAACTCATTATCTTAAGAtagataaaaattttagatactcaaaaattaaattacCAAAAGTAAAAAAGGGTAGTGATAGTGAAAATGTAACATGTGATATTGAGGAAGCAAATCAGGTACCTGTAAAGCAGGTTATTCATTTGAATGAAAATTTAGGATTACCCATGTTTATGAAGGATCTAAGTAGTAGTATGAGTAGAAGTGGAAGCATAAATAGAAGTACAAGTACAAGTAAACGTATAGGGGGAAAAGATTATATGGATAAAGAACAAAGTAAGTGTAATATCCATAGCAAGAATAGCTTATATGATATAGATAAccatgataataataaggataagcatcatgtatataataatatttaccATGATAATTACTATAATTACCTTATGTGTAATTGTAATAACTCTACGTTTACTACCAAAACAAATGAACAATCTATAGATATGAATAATGAAAGCTTAGGGAGCTATATAATGGAAAACGAAATAAATCACGATCTCTGTGATTTTAGGGTTCACGATCTTATGGGAATTCATCAAAAACGAATgaaagataataattatattattgttataaaaaattggAAAGAAGAgaatgaaaattataaaaataaaattaaaaaaaataataacaacaataatgatagtgatgataataataagggggataatcataataatgaaaataataacaacgaatataataataaatataataataattatgataataataacaacaacaacaacaacaataataataataataataataataataaaaataataataataattgttgtaataataatcattatCTTAATGATTATGCTGAAaatgaatttaaaaaagataatatacAAAACACGAATCATTCTGGTAATATTCATCAAAgcaaaaatattatgacctatggttataataaaataaaatgttttaataaaattaaacactcatttttctataataaaaaagggTTTTCCTTTAttcaaaattttaaaaataaaaaggagACATATTATGTTGTCAAGTATTCAAATGAAAGGGATGAACAAATCAATGAAGAAgcaaaattaaaaaaaaatataaaggGTAAAGTGACAAACGATGAAACGttaaaaggaaaagaaataaaagatgatcaaaaagaaatatattattatgatgaaaataaatacataaatgatgaaaataaatatataaatgataaaaataaatatataaatgatgaaaataaatatataaatgttaaaaataaatatataaatgatgaaaataattatataaatgatacaaataaatatataaatgataaaaataaatatataaatgataaaaataaatatataaatgatggaaataaatatataaatgataaaaataaatatcataatgataatgattGTTATTATGAAAATCTTGAACATGTtcataaattaaaatatctAAATAAATTTCTATACAatggaaataaaaatgaaatgaaaaaatataaacataataatatatattgtaaaaacatttttagtaaaaattttttttgtgaaTGTATGGATGAATGTTGTTGTAACGATGGTTATGAAACTgagttaaaaaaaaaaatcatttataaaaagtCGTCACTTAGTGACAATACTAGTATGGATACTCACGTTATCAACgtaaaaaagaaaagtaaatataaggagaaaacaaaaaaaataaacgagcattataatgatgatgcTCATCATCATCATGATCATGTTAAGGGATTGGAAAATGATActagtaaaaaaaataaaaaagaaaaacaaacaaataaacTTCTTGATACCGGGAACAATAAAGAACTTAAGGAACATGTTCAAATTATTCCCAATGATGAATATATccaatatattaaatatattgatgatatgaaaaagaaagaaagtTTTTTGTCACATCCTAATGATGttatcattaatatatatacgaATAAATACGATgaaaggaaaaagaaaaaaaaaataaagtttattttaaatatgagtagaaaaaaaaaaaaaaaaaaattatcaagcaataataacatttaCTATAATagttttaataataatttgttaaaaaaaaaagaagaaagaAGGAAAcgaaaatatataaaacttTATAGAATTTCACAACTActaaaaagaagaaaaaagaaatgtgAATTTTATAACCCTAGTAAATTATACTATTTGGATAGTAGAAAAatctataaatataaatataaaaatcatttattaagacaaaaaataaaattattatctaaatcaaatgaaaatatacatttgtgttataataacaaaGAATACTTAtcttatgaaaaatataatctTAGTAATGATATCCTAAACAAAAAAgatgatattaatatatttaataaaaaattgaaataTCTATCcaaatatgataaaatgaAGTTAATcaattatttaatttataaacataaacaACATAAAATGCGTTCagatttaaaaaagaaaagcACAGCATccaaaattttttatttctttacATCCTTTGCTCTAATAATTAattgtatacatataccacctaataatgataatgactga
- a CDS encoding histone H2B variant, putative: protein MSGKGPAQKSQAAKKTAGKTLGPRHKRKRRTESFSLYIFKVLKQVHPETGVTKKSMNIMNSFINDIFDRLVTEATRLIRYNKKRTLSSREIQTAVRLLLPGELSKHAVSEGTKAVTKYTTSAA from the coding sequence atgtCAGGAAAAGGACCAGCTCAAAAATCCCAAGCAGCCAAAAAAACTGCTGGAAAAACCTTAGGACCAAGacataaaagaaaaagaagaacTGAATCTTTTTCACTTTACATTTTCAAAGTCTTAAAACAAGTACATCCAGAAACAGGAGTAACCAAAAAAAGtatgaatattatgaactcatttattaatgatatatttgACAGATTAGTTACTGAAGCCACAAGACTTATTcgttataataaaaaaagaactTTATCATCACGTGAAATTCAAACAGCTGTaagattattattaccagGAGAATTATCAAAACACGCCGTTTCAGAAGGAACAAAAGCTGTAACCAAATATACAACAAGCGCTGCTTAA
- a CDS encoding hypothetical protein (conserved Plasmodium protein, unknown function), which yields MSSQHRHEKTNAYRENDENIIHNENRKNINRRNDKNYYGRNEKSGEKLKNQKKKSTYDSKTKTKISDENEYTEREEQTIVLNKENKLIDEKVKIKTLKMGNKLEEDGNDNNIDNMNDNDIDSMNDNDIDSMNDNDIDSMNDQEEKNRKEIKEIANLCLEQNLSVNSENILIVRKLKEKRKLEERINKNENIKNLQEKRRILEEIEYHEWADREKRIKELQEKKMNLLKKVLVDRDKKKANKIFYEVEKIVQNRDKKKDEIRENFEKEKAKDMRILFLETGNNLKTIYNEKQDLIDQMNDYTSNFYLQLEREGVIPNKINENIVNKIDNNLNDLKKLNEIKSTLDETSYHNNIRYTFKGEKSEERLKYENKKNKKIIDTFYRYLNKEETKYSSDKYSTIDNRKVQKKKKTQSMKTIYPNIMIKNKEQDSFEKNVLYLQNILRGKAIKILMNDGKNSYSDLIEELKAYEKIDEYSAQEKEFFEKENFEEMKIDSYIENVQGKYISELLDNLSKELEKYEEERKIAVLVKYAERERRLKECKEKGKRQAEFLLREKEDYLFNEIMGLNNKTVDSYLEDILTKTINDVSKEEALIKTKMKAEQLNDIYNSLDNKNDENNKLIIKDLVGNFIIPYVDKKRGAEFQEMDQKKNNCASSFATQNVFSKINQAF from the coding sequence ATGAGTTCTCAACATAGGCATGAAAAAACAAATGCATATCGAGAAAACGATGAAAACATAATACACAATgaaaatagaaaaaatataaatcgTAGGAACGATAAAAACTATTATGGtagaaatgaaaaaagtggtgaaaaattaaaaaaccaaaaaaaaaaaagcacATACGATAGTAAGACTAAAACGAAGATATCCGatgaaaatgaatataCAGAAAGAGAGGAACAGACAATTgttttaaataaagaaaataaattaatagatgaaaaagtaaaaataaaaacattgAAAATGGGAAATAAATTGGAGGAAGATGgaaatgataataatatagacaatatgaatgataatgatatagACAGTATGaatgataatgatatagACAGTATGaatgataatgatatagACAGTATGAACGATCaggaagaaaaaaatagaaaggaaattaaagaaatagCTAATCTTTGTTTAGAACAAAATTTAAGTGTAAATAGCGAAAATATTCTAATAGTAcgaaaattaaaagaaaaaagaaaactAGAGGAgagaataaataaaaatgaaaatataaaaaatttacaaGAGAAGAGAAGAATTTTAGAAGAAATTGAATACCATGAATGGGCAGACAGAGAAAAACgaataaaagaattacaagaaaagaaaatgaatttattaaaaaaggtTCTTGTAGATAgagacaaaaaaaaagcaaataaaatattttatgaagTAGAAAAAATAGTACAGAATAGAgataaaaagaaagatGAAATAAGAGAAAACtttgaaaaagaaaaagcAAAAGATATGagaatattatttcttgAAACAGGAAACAACctaaaaacaatatataatgaaaaacaAGATTTAATAGATCAAATGAATGATTATACATCTAATTTTTATCTACAACTAGAAAGAGAAGGAGTTATTCCGAACaaaattaatgaaaatatagTAAACAAaatagataataatttgaatgatttaaaaaaattaaatgaaataaaatcTACATTAGATGAGACATcatatcataataatattagaTATACTTTTAAAGGGGAAAAATCAGAAGAACgtttaaaatatgaaaataagaaaaataagaaaattattgatactttttatagatatttaaataaagaagaaacaaaatattcatCTGATAAATATTCTACAATTGATAATAGAAAagtacaaaaaaaaaaaaaaacacaatCTATGAAAACTATATATCCAAATATTATGatcaaaaataaagaaCAAGATAGTTTTGAgaaaaatgttttatatttacaaaatatattaagagGTAAAGCTATAAAAATCTTAATGAATGATGGAAAAAATTCTTATAGTGATTTGATAGAAGAATTAAAAgcatatgaaaaaatagaTGAATATAGTGCTcaagaaaaagaattttttgaaaaagaaaatttcgaagaaatgaaaattGATTCTTATATTGAAAATGTTCAaggtaaatatatatccGAATTGTTGGATAATTTATCTAAAgaattagaaaaatatgaagaagaaagaaaaatagCTGTTCTAGTAAAATATGCTGAAAGAGAAAGAAGATTAAAAGAATGtaaagaaaaaggaaaaagaCAAGCagaatttttattaagagaaaaagaagattatttatttaatgaaattatggggttaaataataaaactGTAGATTCATATTTAGAAGATATCTTAACGAAAACAATTAATGATGTATCTAAAGAAGAAGCATTAATCAAAACTAAAATGAAAGCTGAACaattaaatgatatatataattcattagataataaaaacgatgaaaataataaattaataatcAAAGATTTAGTAGGAAACTTCATTATTCCTTATGTGGATAAAAAAAGAGGTGCAGAATTTCAAGAAATGgaccaaaaaaaaaataattgcGCCTCCAGTTTTGCAACACAAAATGTTTTCTCAAAAATTAATCAAGCattctaa